A section of the Stenotrophomonas sp. 364 genome encodes:
- a CDS encoding alpha/beta hydrolase-fold protein: MTLSFAARRFYALLPVAGLMVGMACTLPSASAQQRNPQQRVSNTIFEQKAESYRFERFTLDSPDGQRRWQVNVGIPLRAGNAPAPVLYMLDGNAAAMVMDQPLLAELAARTAAPVLVFIGYDNDLRIDSPARTTDYTAWIDRADDEGGQPTVVGGGAFAFQDLIERRIKPEVEKRATIDRQQQALWGHSLGGLFVLSTLYTRPAAFQYYLAASPSLWWSQGAPLGDMERQFLDNQHGQKARVWLMLGGAERVGDRGKRDMSNPRVVAHLRRIGGATPDAAMQLSRRLANVPGLEVQYREFDGLGHGPMLPASLQAALSVLYGVEDRSRTAPTQP; this comes from the coding sequence ATGACGTTGTCTTTTGCGGCCCGCCGCTTCTACGCCTTGCTGCCCGTTGCCGGTCTGATGGTGGGCATGGCCTGCACGCTGCCCAGCGCATCGGCACAGCAGCGCAACCCGCAGCAGCGGGTGAGCAACACCATCTTCGAGCAGAAGGCCGAAAGCTATCGCTTCGAGCGCTTCACCCTGGACAGCCCGGATGGCCAGCGCCGCTGGCAGGTCAACGTAGGCATCCCGCTGCGCGCCGGCAACGCGCCTGCACCGGTGCTGTACATGCTCGACGGCAACGCCGCCGCCATGGTGATGGACCAGCCGCTGCTGGCCGAGCTGGCCGCGCGCACGGCCGCGCCGGTGCTGGTGTTCATCGGCTACGACAACGACCTGCGCATCGATTCGCCCGCGCGCACCACCGACTACACCGCCTGGATCGACCGCGCCGACGATGAAGGTGGGCAGCCGACCGTAGTGGGCGGCGGTGCGTTTGCATTCCAGGACCTGATCGAACGGCGGATCAAGCCGGAAGTGGAGAAGCGCGCCACCATCGACCGCCAGCAGCAGGCGCTGTGGGGCCACTCGCTGGGCGGCCTGTTCGTGCTGAGCACGCTCTACACCCGGCCGGCGGCATTCCAGTACTACCTGGCCGCCAGCCCCTCGTTGTGGTGGAGCCAGGGTGCGCCGCTGGGCGACATGGAGCGCCAGTTCCTGGACAACCAGCATGGCCAGAAGGCCCGCGTGTGGCTGATGCTCGGGGGTGCCGAACGCGTTGGTGACCGCGGCAAGCGCGACATGAGCAATCCGCGCGTGGTCGCGCATCTGCGGCGCATCGGTGGTGCCACCCCGGACGCGGCGATGCAGCTCTCCCGGCGCCTGGCCAACGTGCCCGGCCTGGAGGTGCAGTACCGCGAATTCGATGGTCTGGGCCACGGCCCGATGCTGCCGGCCTCGCTGCAGGCGGCGCTCAGTGTGCTGTACGGCGTTGAAGACCGCAGCCGCACCGCGCCGACGCAACCCTGA
- a CDS encoding ATP-binding protein: MSFRSSLRLTTLAAGLLLAVVGNAQPVFDQPASVFKGEVVSRGENVVPGSSAEVIGRGFVPGQQVSLLRGDTVLNGQPLTVDAEGSFKTQLQIPADAVPGTHPVVVRASQPAAATVLKLRVSPQLPLSGQEQFTTQSNKLVQGLYQSAYSPASNAVFVTSAVGRPPVTQSQLLKVDPKTLNVVKAITPAQVPDAKGGSVFAVYGVGVDDANGTVWVTNTRQDSVAVYRQSDLSLVHQFPVGTVPHARDVVVDAKHGKVFASATGEDHLSVFDAKTFKALAPITLASGVDDEKFVPMSLVLDEASGKLFTVSIGTPEAAVIDVASGKVDKVIDLGNSISASGVAYDAQQNRLYVASQGTDNLLIVDVASGKVLHDVAVGAGALNVAFDPKAGLAYVTNRGAGTVTVVDRSGRVVGNLDGGTFPNHVRADGKGNVFAVNKSRGTDDAKGDRITRIALRQR, encoded by the coding sequence ATGTCATTCCGTTCTTCCCTCCGTCTCACCACCCTGGCCGCCGGCCTGCTGCTGGCCGTCGTCGGCAACGCGCAGCCCGTGTTCGACCAGCCCGCCAGTGTGTTCAAGGGCGAGGTTGTCTCGCGCGGTGAGAACGTCGTGCCGGGCAGCAGTGCCGAAGTGATCGGCCGCGGCTTCGTGCCGGGCCAGCAGGTCAGCCTGCTGCGCGGCGACACCGTGCTCAACGGGCAGCCGCTGACCGTGGATGCCGAAGGCAGCTTCAAGACCCAGCTGCAGATTCCCGCCGACGCAGTGCCGGGTACCCACCCGGTAGTGGTGCGCGCCAGCCAGCCGGCTGCAGCGACCGTGCTCAAGCTGCGCGTGTCGCCGCAGCTGCCGCTGTCCGGGCAGGAGCAGTTCACCACCCAATCCAACAAGCTGGTGCAGGGGCTGTACCAGTCGGCGTACAGCCCGGCCAGCAACGCGGTCTTCGTGACCTCGGCCGTGGGGCGCCCGCCGGTGACCCAGTCGCAGCTGCTGAAGGTGGACCCGAAGACGCTCAACGTGGTCAAGGCGATCACCCCGGCCCAGGTGCCCGACGCCAAGGGCGGCAGCGTGTTTGCCGTGTACGGCGTGGGCGTGGACGACGCCAATGGCACCGTGTGGGTGACCAACACCCGCCAGGACAGCGTTGCGGTCTACCGCCAGTCGGATCTCTCGCTGGTGCATCAGTTCCCGGTCGGCACGGTGCCGCACGCGCGCGACGTGGTGGTGGATGCCAAGCACGGCAAGGTGTTCGCGTCGGCGACCGGTGAAGACCATCTGTCGGTGTTCGATGCAAAGACCTTCAAGGCGCTGGCGCCGATCACCCTGGCGTCGGGTGTGGACGATGAGAAGTTCGTTCCGATGAGCCTGGTGCTGGACGAAGCCAGCGGCAAGCTGTTCACCGTCAGCATCGGCACGCCCGAAGCGGCGGTGATCGACGTGGCCAGCGGCAAGGTCGACAAGGTGATCGACCTGGGCAATTCGATCAGCGCCTCCGGCGTGGCCTACGACGCGCAGCAGAACCGGCTGTACGTGGCCTCGCAGGGCACCGACAACCTGCTGATCGTGGATGTCGCCAGCGGCAAGGTGCTGCACGACGTCGCGGTGGGTGCCGGCGCGCTGAACGTTGCCTTCGATCCGAAGGCGGGCCTGGCCTACGTGACCAACCGCGGTGCCGGTACCGTGACTGTGGTGGACCGCAGTGGCAGGGTGGTCGGCAACCTGGACGGCGGCACCTTCCCCAACCACGTGCGTGCCGACGGCAAGGGCAACGTGTTCGCGGTGAACAAGTCGCGCGGCACCGACGATGCCAAGGGCGACCGCATCACCCGCATCGCGCTGCGCCAGCGTTGA
- a CDS encoding ABC transporter substrate-binding protein, which produces MKSSTSLRLLPLAMAVALAACSGPATPPAADAPAATTAPAAESAAADALPAGWTRLDGGALPSLVGQAAVLPAKVRSDDGAEVEVDDTRRIIVGGDDVIAVIDALGLGKQVFAAPKNTTTASGRAAPHQFLFNRTTGVEGVLSLQGSLFLGNSLRRHTELAQKLRAVGEPAVVVDDLQPAPDKVRKIAAALGLAEAGQTLASQVQTQLDEAAAIGRASGRAPRVIHVSATGAGGAPTVAGADSASAKLIALAGGLNIGTEAGVSNYSALSNEGVVAAAPEVILVTEHDLALFGGADGLWKAYPTLKQTPAGQANRVWVMPDVQLKYASVGSGVGALALAKALAALPKA; this is translated from the coding sequence ATGAAATCCAGTACTTCCCTGCGGTTGTTGCCGCTCGCCATGGCCGTGGCACTGGCCGCGTGCAGTGGCCCGGCCACCCCGCCGGCCGCCGACGCGCCAGCGGCCACCACCGCGCCCGCTGCCGAAAGCGCTGCGGCCGACGCATTGCCTGCCGGCTGGACGCGGCTGGACGGCGGCGCATTGCCGAGCCTGGTTGGCCAGGCCGCCGTGCTGCCGGCCAAGGTGCGGTCCGATGACGGTGCCGAGGTCGAGGTGGATGACACCCGCCGGATCATCGTCGGCGGCGATGACGTGATTGCGGTGATCGATGCGCTGGGCCTGGGCAAGCAGGTGTTTGCCGCCCCGAAGAACACCACGACCGCGTCCGGCCGCGCTGCGCCGCACCAGTTCCTGTTCAACCGCACCACCGGCGTGGAAGGCGTGCTGAGCCTGCAGGGCTCGCTGTTCCTGGGCAACAGCCTGCGCCGCCACACCGAACTGGCGCAGAAGCTGCGCGCGGTGGGCGAACCGGCGGTGGTGGTGGACGACCTGCAGCCGGCCCCGGACAAGGTGCGCAAGATCGCCGCTGCGCTGGGCCTGGCCGAGGCCGGGCAGACGCTGGCCAGCCAGGTGCAAACGCAGCTGGACGAAGCGGCGGCGATCGGCAGGGCCAGTGGCCGCGCACCGCGCGTGATCCACGTATCGGCCACCGGTGCCGGCGGCGCGCCCACCGTGGCCGGCGCCGACAGTGCATCGGCCAAGCTGATCGCGCTGGCTGGTGGGCTCAACATCGGCACCGAAGCGGGGGTGTCCAACTACTCGGCGCTGAGCAACGAGGGCGTGGTGGCGGCAGCACCGGAGGTGATCCTGGTGACCGAGCACGACCTGGCCCTGTTCGGCGGCGCTGACGGCCTGTGGAAAGCCTACCCGACCTTGAAGCAGACGCCGGCCGGACAGGCCAACCGGGTCTGGGTGATGCCCGATGTGCAGCTCAAGTACGCCAGCGTCGGTTCGGGCGTGGGCGCACTGGCGTTGGCCAAGGCGCTGGCGGCGCTGCCCAAGGCATGA
- a CDS encoding iron ABC transporter permease has protein sequence MSPADRRRRRGRGMLVLAAVVLLLAVLASFAVGPLRLPPLEVLQALGVKLGLVDPQAVSSRDLAVVWQLRIPRALLGAMVGAALAMAGASLQGLFGNPLADPGIVGVSQGAALGAVAAIVLGAAGAAGWIVPVAAFVGGAVAISLTYLLARPGKGSGNATLLLVGIAMAAFCSALIGFLTYIASESELQSLVFWQMGSLARASWRDVVAVVPLFAIGAFALKRLATPLDMLALGERQAQHLGLDVARTRRRLVAFSALLVGAAVAFAGSVAFVGLVVPHVARMLVGPGHRWLLPVSGVLGALLIVVADTAARTLDPPAEIPLGLFSAALGAPFFLWLVLQQRRKDSP, from the coding sequence ATGAGTCCGGCCGATCGGCGCCGCCGACGCGGGCGCGGCATGTTGGTGTTGGCCGCCGTGGTGCTGCTGCTGGCGGTGCTCGCCTCGTTCGCGGTGGGGCCGTTGCGGCTGCCACCGCTGGAGGTGCTGCAGGCGCTCGGGGTGAAGCTGGGGCTGGTGGATCCGCAGGCGGTGAGCAGCCGTGATCTGGCGGTGGTCTGGCAGTTGCGCATTCCGCGCGCGCTGCTCGGGGCGATGGTCGGTGCGGCGTTGGCGATGGCCGGTGCCAGCCTGCAGGGGCTGTTCGGCAATCCGCTGGCCGACCCGGGCATCGTGGGCGTCAGCCAGGGGGCAGCGCTGGGTGCGGTGGCGGCCATCGTGCTGGGCGCGGCCGGTGCGGCCGGCTGGATCGTGCCGGTGGCCGCATTTGTCGGCGGTGCCGTGGCGATCAGCCTGACCTATCTGCTGGCGCGGCCGGGCAAGGGCAGCGGCAATGCGACGCTGCTGCTGGTGGGCATCGCGATGGCGGCGTTCTGTTCGGCGCTGATCGGTTTCCTGACCTATATCGCCAGCGAAAGCGAGCTGCAGTCGCTGGTGTTCTGGCAGATGGGATCGCTGGCCCGGGCCAGCTGGCGCGACGTGGTAGCGGTGGTGCCGTTGTTCGCCATCGGCGCGTTTGCGCTGAAGCGCCTGGCCACGCCGCTGGACATGCTCGCGCTGGGCGAACGCCAGGCGCAGCATCTGGGCCTGGACGTGGCCCGCACGCGGCGCCGTCTGGTGGCCTTCAGTGCGCTGCTGGTGGGAGCCGCCGTAGCGTTTGCCGGTTCGGTGGCGTTCGTGGGTCTGGTGGTGCCGCACGTGGCGCGCATGCTGGTGGGCCCGGGCCATCGCTGGTTGCTGCCTGTGTCTGGCGTGCTGGGCGCGCTGTTGATCGTGGTGGCCGATACGGCCGCACGCACCCTGGACCCGCCCGCGGAGATTCCGCTGGGCTTGTTCTCGGCCGCGCTGGGCGCGCCGTTCTTCCTGTGGCTGGTGCTGCAGCAGCGTCGCAAGGACAGCCCATGA
- a CDS encoding heme ABC transporter ATP-binding protein, which yields MSALLRLRGVIVRRQQREILHGVALDFIPGTVTALVGPNGAGKSTLLAVAAGDLQADAGEVLLQGRPLADYKAGPLARERAVMPQEHGVRFAFSVEEVVAMGRLPHPPDPVADDAQVEAAIAAAELQALRLREVQQLSGGESARTTFARVLAQQTPLLLLDEPTAALDLRHQERTLRSVRALADAGACVIVVLHDLNLAAGYADRIVLLEQGRVAADGTPAEVLTEAHLGRVYQQPVIVLQHPQRGVPLVVVADA from the coding sequence ATGAGCGCGCTGTTGCGCCTGCGCGGGGTGATCGTGCGCCGCCAGCAGCGCGAGATCCTGCACGGCGTCGCGCTGGATTTCATACCGGGCACGGTCACGGCGCTGGTCGGGCCCAACGGTGCGGGCAAGTCGACCCTGCTGGCGGTGGCCGCGGGCGATCTGCAGGCCGATGCGGGCGAGGTGCTGCTGCAGGGCAGGCCACTGGCCGATTACAAGGCCGGGCCGTTGGCGCGCGAGCGCGCGGTGATGCCGCAGGAACACGGGGTGCGGTTCGCCTTCAGCGTGGAGGAAGTGGTGGCGATGGGGCGGTTGCCGCATCCGCCGGATCCGGTAGCCGACGATGCGCAGGTGGAAGCGGCCATTGCCGCGGCGGAACTGCAGGCGCTGCGCCTGCGCGAGGTGCAGCAGCTGTCCGGGGGTGAATCGGCGCGCACCACGTTTGCCCGGGTGCTGGCCCAGCAGACCCCCTTGCTGCTGCTGGATGAGCCGACCGCGGCGCTGGACCTGCGCCACCAGGAGCGCACGCTGCGCAGCGTGCGCGCGCTGGCCGATGCCGGCGCCTGCGTGATCGTAGTGCTGCACGACCTGAATCTTGCGGCGGGCTACGCCGACCGCATCGTGCTGCTGGAGCAGGGCCGGGTGGCCGCCGATGGCACGCCCGCCGAAGTGCTCACCGAAGCCCATCTGGGCCGCGTGTATCAGCAACCGGTGATCGTGCTGCAGCACCCGCAGCGCGGCGTGCCGTTGGTGGTGGTGGCCGACGCGTAG
- a CDS encoding TonB-dependent siderophore receptor, protein MHSPAPLPSRLRRTLLSLACTVATTTLAFDALAQQATALDAVQVNAYRTANSTSGATKTSTSIAETPQSVSVIERAELDARGVQSLNDAMRYVAGVSLESSGIDNRVDDFRIRGFDAGSWSNNVTLDGMRAPQGSQWNRSMFDSWNLERVEVLKGPSAVMYGQIAPGGMVNQVSKTPTPDQAPQLRLGVDANGQYTAAFDVGTGTADNDHLFRLVGLYRDGDTQINHTEQRHWFLAPSYSWQIAERTRLTLLGMYQKDDGGSTYQFLPAAGTLAPTRYGYMKNSTFIGEPGWNTFDRTLWTAGWLFEHAFNDHLTLTQSARRTHVDSLYSGVVTFGALNADGRTQNRRGVMGTGDSDGDTFDTRLQARFATGAVDHTVLLGWDWQRADWEGVRSAMSSPRPIDIFTPVYSNYAPTLSTETPTAGVNRQSGVYLQDQLALGNWRLTLGGRYDWTKDDSSSANRNISTGISTPSGRNVIKSEAFTGRAGVLYVFENGLTPYVSYAESFQPSTKSPLDSFTQATFEPVTGSQWEAGLKYQPASVDGLVTLAVYDLRQQNMIVDDPVASHRTCGATGTATCSIQGDEGRVRGIELEGRITPFEGFSLIGAASRMDAEMTRSAPYKGKALAMVPDYSASFWADYTFQGGALQGLSLAAGARYNGVSYGDSANLYRIPSYTLFDAAIRYDVGQIGSTTVRLALNASNLADKRFLSTCTGVSSCYYGSGRTVTATATLGW, encoded by the coding sequence ATGCATTCTCCCGCCCCCCTTCCCTCCAGGCTGCGCCGCACCCTGTTGTCCCTGGCCTGCACCGTGGCCACCACCACGCTCGCATTCGATGCCCTCGCCCAGCAGGCCACCGCGCTGGATGCGGTGCAGGTCAACGCCTACCGCACCGCCAACAGCACCAGCGGCGCGACCAAGACCAGCACCAGCATTGCTGAAACGCCGCAGTCGGTGTCGGTGATCGAGCGCGCCGAACTGGATGCGCGGGGTGTGCAGTCGCTCAACGACGCGATGCGCTACGTGGCCGGTGTGAGCCTGGAAAGCAGCGGCATCGACAACCGCGTGGACGACTTCCGCATTCGCGGCTTCGACGCCGGCAGCTGGTCCAACAACGTCACCCTGGACGGTATGCGTGCGCCGCAGGGCAGCCAGTGGAACCGCAGCATGTTCGACAGCTGGAACCTGGAGCGGGTGGAAGTACTCAAGGGCCCCTCGGCGGTGATGTACGGGCAGATCGCCCCGGGGGGCATGGTCAACCAGGTCAGCAAGACGCCCACGCCGGACCAGGCCCCGCAGCTGCGCCTGGGTGTGGATGCCAATGGCCAGTACACCGCCGCCTTCGACGTGGGCACCGGCACCGCCGACAACGACCACCTGTTCCGCCTGGTCGGGCTGTACCGCGACGGCGACACCCAGATCAACCACACCGAACAGAGGCACTGGTTCCTGGCGCCCAGCTACAGCTGGCAGATCGCCGAGCGCACGCGCCTGACCCTGCTGGGCATGTACCAGAAGGACGACGGCGGCTCCACCTACCAGTTCCTGCCGGCCGCCGGCACGCTCGCCCCCACCCGCTACGGCTACATGAAGAACAGCACCTTCATCGGCGAACCGGGCTGGAACACCTTCGACCGCACACTGTGGACGGCCGGCTGGCTGTTCGAACACGCGTTCAACGACCACCTCACCCTGACCCAGAGCGCACGCCGCACGCATGTGGATTCGCTGTACAGCGGCGTGGTCACCTTCGGCGCGCTCAACGCCGACGGCCGCACCCAGAACCGCCGCGGCGTGATGGGTACCGGCGACTCGGACGGCGACACGTTCGACACCCGCCTGCAGGCCCGCTTCGCCACCGGTGCGGTCGACCACACCGTGCTGCTGGGCTGGGACTGGCAGCGGGCCGACTGGGAAGGCGTGCGCAGCGCGATGAGCAGCCCGCGTCCGATCGACATCTTCACCCCGGTGTACTCGAACTACGCGCCCACGCTGAGCACCGAAACGCCCACCGCCGGCGTCAACCGCCAGAGCGGTGTGTACCTGCAGGACCAGCTGGCGCTGGGCAACTGGCGCCTGACGCTGGGCGGCCGCTACGACTGGACCAAGGACGACAGCAGCAGCGCCAACCGCAACATCAGCACCGGCATCTCCACGCCTAGCGGGCGCAACGTGATCAAGAGCGAAGCCTTCACCGGCCGCGCCGGCGTGCTGTACGTGTTCGAGAACGGCCTGACCCCCTATGTAAGCTACGCCGAATCGTTCCAGCCCTCGACCAAGTCGCCGCTGGACAGCTTCACCCAGGCCACGTTCGAACCGGTCACCGGGTCGCAGTGGGAGGCCGGCCTGAAGTACCAGCCAGCCAGCGTGGATGGGCTGGTGACGCTGGCGGTGTATGACCTGCGGCAGCAGAACATGATCGTCGACGACCCGGTGGCCAGCCACCGCACCTGCGGCGCTACCGGCACCGCCACCTGTTCGATCCAGGGCGACGAGGGCCGCGTGCGCGGGATCGAACTGGAAGGCCGGATCACCCCGTTCGAGGGCTTCAGCCTGATCGGCGCGGCGTCGCGCATGGACGCGGAGATGACCCGTTCGGCGCCCTACAAGGGCAAGGCGCTGGCGATGGTGCCCGACTACAGCGCCTCGTTCTGGGCCGACTACACCTTCCAGGGCGGCGCACTGCAGGGCCTGAGCCTGGCGGCCGGCGCGCGCTACAACGGGGTGAGCTATGGCGACAGTGCCAATCTGTATCGTATTCCCTCATACACGCTGTTTGACGCGGCGATCCGCTACGACGTGGGCCAGATCGGCAGCACCACGGTGCGACTGGCGCTCAATGCCAGCAACCTGGCCGACAAGCGCTTCTTGTCCACCTGCACCGGGGTCTCGTCGTGCTACTACGGCAGCGGCCGCACGGTGACCGCGACCGCGACGCTGGGGTGGTAA
- the fusA gene encoding elongation factor G — translation MNTHTHTLSHWRNLGIIAHIDAGKTTLTERLLWKTGEIRRVGEVHDGAATTDFSAIERERGITIGAAAVQAHWAPRGGDDHRLTLIDTPGHIDFAIEVERSLRVLDGAVAVFSAVDGVQPQSETVWHQARRHGVPLIAYVNKMDRVGASFERVLGQLQDKLQARPWALGWPLGDENHFHGWVDFIARQRVEWDDAGNPTRSGWTADEQAQWEPYRLRLIEAVANHDDALADTWLAGEAVDDALLRAALRRATLAGAGVPVLAGAAFKSKGIDTLLDAIVDFLPSPLDRPAVVATRGDKEVLLPPDPKGPLAGLLFKITHQSHAALSFVRLYSGTLKVGDQVASSQHAQGRRISRLVRVQADHTHDITEAVAGEIVAVIGWKDAVSGETLSAPSAPLLLDTIHAQHAVLAWRLNADKASDLIRMSQALSSLAQEDPSFRVATDAVTGETLIWGMGELHLEVMVERLRSEWNVPVRVGEPRVAYQETPARAVHGVEGKVAKQTGGQGQFARVLIEVAPTGDDAVRFVDRTVGGVIPKAFVAAVEKGVRAALEEGPRGYPVVGIEVTLTDGQTHAKDSSEMAFHRAGSEAVKAALATAGTRLLEPVMEVAIHAPSGNVGDVVGDLNRRQGRVASIEDHGAQVDVLGYAPLARLAGYTTALRSLTQGRASSDMRFNGYEEVQAA, via the coding sequence ATGAACACCCACACCCATACCCTTTCCCATTGGCGCAACCTGGGCATCATTGCCCACATCGACGCCGGCAAGACCACGCTCACCGAACGCCTGCTGTGGAAAACCGGCGAGATCCGCCGTGTCGGCGAAGTGCATGACGGCGCGGCCACCACCGATTTCTCGGCCATCGAGCGCGAACGCGGCATCACCATCGGCGCAGCCGCCGTGCAGGCGCACTGGGCACCGCGCGGTGGCGACGACCATCGGCTGACTTTGATCGACACCCCCGGGCACATCGATTTCGCGATCGAAGTGGAGCGTTCGCTGCGCGTGCTGGATGGCGCGGTCGCGGTGTTTTCCGCGGTCGATGGCGTGCAGCCGCAGTCTGAAACGGTCTGGCACCAGGCGCGTCGCCACGGCGTTCCGCTGATCGCCTATGTCAACAAGATGGACCGTGTGGGCGCCTCGTTCGAGCGCGTGCTGGGCCAGTTGCAGGACAAGCTGCAGGCGCGGCCCTGGGCGCTCGGCTGGCCGCTGGGCGATGAGAACCACTTCCACGGCTGGGTCGATTTCATCGCCCGGCAACGCGTGGAGTGGGACGACGCCGGCAACCCGACCCGCAGCGGATGGACCGCAGACGAGCAGGCGCAGTGGGAACCGTATCGTCTGCGTCTGATCGAGGCGGTGGCCAACCATGACGACGCGCTGGCCGACACCTGGCTGGCGGGCGAGGCCGTGGATGACGCGCTGTTGCGTGCCGCGCTGCGCCGGGCCACGTTGGCCGGTGCGGGCGTGCCGGTGCTGGCCGGTGCCGCGTTCAAGAGCAAGGGCATCGACACCTTGCTGGATGCGATCGTGGATTTCCTGCCTTCGCCGCTGGACCGCCCTGCGGTGGTGGCCACCCGTGGCGACAAGGAGGTGCTGCTGCCGCCGGATCCGAAGGGACCGCTGGCGGGCCTGCTGTTCAAGATCACCCACCAGAGCCATGCTGCGTTGAGCTTCGTGCGGCTGTACTCGGGCACCTTGAAGGTGGGCGACCAGGTGGCCAGTTCGCAGCACGCGCAGGGCCGGCGCATCAGCCGGCTGGTGCGGGTGCAGGCCGACCACACCCACGACATCACCGAGGCGGTTGCCGGTGAGATCGTGGCGGTGATCGGCTGGAAGGATGCGGTGAGCGGTGAAACGCTCAGCGCGCCGTCCGCGCCGCTGCTGCTGGACACCATCCATGCCCAGCACGCGGTGCTGGCATGGCGGTTGAATGCGGACAAGGCGTCGGACCTGATCCGGATGAGCCAGGCCCTGTCGAGCCTGGCCCAGGAAGATCCCTCGTTCCGCGTCGCGACCGACGCGGTGACCGGGGAGACCCTGATCTGGGGCATGGGCGAGCTGCACCTGGAGGTGATGGTCGAGCGTCTGCGCAGCGAGTGGAACGTGCCGGTGCGGGTGGGTGAGCCGCGTGTGGCCTACCAGGAAACGCCCGCCCGCGCGGTGCACGGCGTGGAAGGCAAGGTGGCCAAGCAGACCGGCGGCCAGGGTCAGTTCGCCCGGGTGCTGATCGAGGTGGCGCCCACCGGCGACGACGCGGTGCGCTTTGTCGACCGCACCGTGGGCGGCGTCATTCCGAAGGCGTTCGTGGCGGCGGTGGAGAAGGGCGTGCGCGCGGCCCTGGAAGAGGGCCCGCGTGGGTATCCGGTGGTCGGGATCGAGGTGACCCTGACCGACGGCCAGACCCATGCCAAGGACTCGTCGGAAATGGCGTTCCATCGCGCGGGCAGCGAGGCGGTGAAGGCGGCGCTGGCCACGGCGGGCACGCGCCTGCTGGAGCCGGTGATGGAAGTAGCGATTCATGCGCCGTCGGGCAACGTGGGCGATGTGGTGGGCGACCTCAACCGCCGGCAAGGGCGGGTGGCGTCCATCGAGGACCACGGTGCGCAGGTGGACGTGTTGGGTTATGCGCCGCTGGCGCGGCTGGCCGGTTACACCACGGCGCTGCGCTCGCTGACCCAGGGGCGTGCGTCCAGCGACATGCGCTTCAACGGCTACGAAGAAGTGCAGGCCGCATGA